The Arabidopsis thaliana chromosome 5, partial sequence genomic interval TAAATTGATAGTTCCTTTAACAACTTTAATGCACAAAAAGAACGATAagttaaattgtttttagttatttCTAGTTGTTAAGAGCGATCATACCATATTTTCTTAGAATAGTTAGATTCTTTCTTTGAATTCAATGTCTTTATAAACAACTACCGGCCGATCGAAATAATTCGAGTCTCAACAACTAACTAATCATTCCTTTATGCCTTTCATAAATACATGTACCTAGCGATTCATAATCATCTATACCTAAATACAATGCCCGCTAAATTTTATcttgtaaacatatatacaccATGTGCATATCACATGGGTGACGAATTGATGAAACAACATCTATACTATATGGTGGGATCCATTTCAAATGgatcttcttttttactttttatatataaaaaatcaaatataagcTATATTTCTTATCTTAGCATGaactaaaagaaataaagacaTCAGAAAGTCACAATGCCAACGCGGAAAGCTCCAAAGCCACGACGTTCCCTTCTGCATGACTCAATTTGCTCTCATATATTCAAAAAGCGTTAcgtaatatattttgatttcattttttcttgtttcatgttCCAGTTAATTAGGAAACATATCTTATCTCCTATACATGTAAAAGATATAtgtgaaaaaaactaaaatcaggctaacaaaaaagaaggaaaagaaaagcttcATGTTTTGCCAACTTGTATGTAAAAAAGCTCGTCGGATCTAACTCTATCGTCATCTCTGtgatcatcttttttttcttactttgcttttgttttggtatctCTAATATACAAAAAGATTTTATGTTTAAGCGATCACTTTCTGGTGTGTGTAGCAGGCTGAAAAAATGGATTATTTTAGTGTGACACCaagtaaatatttgttttggacATGATGATTATGCTTGAGAACAAACTTGAAACAATggtaaaatctaaactaccGACAATGATAAAGAAAGTACCAACAACATGTTGAGCTAAAACATTTCATCAGTTATTGAACTTAGTTTGGAAATAATATCACAAACAAGGACTTGGTAGTTGTAAAACCTTTCTTTATATATCTCTCCTTTAACtagaagatttttttatctcgcaaaagcaaaacaaagcatatgcttgatcttcttctatttGCTTTTAACCCCAAAGAAAGTGGCTTTTTCTCTGTCTTGATGACCCATCCATGACTCATCCTTTACCACAAAGATCTCTTATCAACGATTCAATGCTTTGTTTTCAACTGCCacttgtttctttgtatttcCCTTTAAATACCTTCCCACCAACACGGTTTCATCATCAACCCTCACTCacaatttctctctctctctctcgttctcACAAGATCAAGAATATCAAGAAACAAGATCACTTCTCAATCCTCGAAGATGACATTGAGCAGAGTTCATCAACAAGTTATTGCATTTCCTGCTGTCAATACTGCTCCGGTGGGTTACTTGCCTGATCCAGCTTCCATCAACAAGCTTCAAATCCCAACTTCTTCAAAGGTTTCGATgcttcaaaagaagaaaaccgaTAGCTTCACAAACGGAGCAAGAGATCAGGACAAGTTAGGACCCAAGCTAACCGAAACAGTAAAGAGAAAGCTATCCTTGGGAGCTAAGATCCTTCAAATGGGAGGCTTAGAGAAGATCTATAAGCGACTCTTCAAGGTCTGCGATAAAGAGAAACTCTTCAAGGCGTACCAATGTTACCTATCGACAACAGAAGGTTCCATTGCGGGCCTGCTCTTCATCTCATCAAAGAAGATTGCCTTCTGTAGCGAAAGATCGATCAAGGTGACTTCTCCTCAAGGAGATCTCACTAGGGTTCACTACAAAGTCTCAATCCCCTTGTGCAAGATCAATGGAGTGAACCAGAGTCAGAACACGAAGAAACCATCTCAGAGGTACCTAGAAGTAGTCACAGTCGATAACTATGACTTCTGGTTCATGGGATTCGTGAGCTACCAGAAAGCTTTCAACTGTCTCGAGAAAGCGCTAAACGAGGATGAGCAATAAACGGAGGAGCTACTAATTAGTGCATGgtggaaaaagaaatatatcatTTCTATTTTCACCTGTTTCAATCAGGGAATGTTAGGAGAGAACCTAGTAGAGACTGACAATATTGTTTGTACAAACTCAATTCTTATTTTCATTGTATTTtgctttttggtttctattgTAGAAACGagaaagaaattaatataCTTAGCCGATTTCATCAGTTTTCCTtaataaatagttttcttttgcaCCAAATTACATGTCAAAAGAAGTGTCATGGTACTACTTATACGAAAAGTAACAACGAACCACATATATGTTGtctgttttgttaatatcAGAGATAGTAACACAGAGACATGACtctgaaataattaaaaattaccAAGTCAagatttgtgttatttttagtttgaatTTACAAGTTTCAATATTGAATCTGGCTCTTATATTTAATCACTATTTCTTGGCTTACAAGTTACAATGAGGCACAGTAGCCCTATTCAGTAACTTAGTCTATACAACAAAATTGAGCGGCATAATTAGTAGATAATTTATCGTCCTtcagtaatatttttttttttgtagatgaTTCGCCATCACTGTTGATTAACAATATAATTGGATTCTTATACTAATATAttaagattgtttttgttcatctttgatttatttttgttcctCCTTCTGGAGATTTATTGATGGTTTCTTCTCTCAGGGGAAGATTGAGATAATGGGTCTCAAATTTTCTAAGATCAAGATTATGAAATGGTCTTATGTACTCattacttatattttattcccatggtacatgttttttttctctgtattattcttcttttgttatattgTGGTGTAAAAAAGGACAGTGAATTGGGAAAACAGATGAGATCAActaaatatattcaaatctCTTGCTCATGTTAAcgatgaagaacaaaagagatataagaaaagaaaaaaaatgagtttgtACAATATTGTCAATGGTTTCTAGGGCATTTCCTAACATAATCTGATTGAAGTAGGTTAAAGTGAAATGAAATATTTCCTCTTTTACCCACACTAATTAGCTCCTCAATGGAAGCAATATATCTTGGCTTATCATTGCTTGAAGCTAAGAGAAAGCGCTTGCTCGAGGCAGTTGAAAGCTTTTTGGTAGCTCAAGAATCCCATGAACCAGAAGTCAAAGCCGTCGACCGTGACTACTTCAAGGTACTTCTGAGATGGCTTCGTTGTGTTTTGACTCTGGTTCACTCCATTGATCTTGCACAAGGGGATTGAGACTTTGTAGTGAACCCTATTGAGCTCTCCTTGAGGAGAAGCCACCTTGATCGATCTTTCGCTGCAGAATGCAATTTTCTTTGATGATATGAAGAGTAGGCCAGCGATGGGACCTGCGGTTGTGGATAGGTAGCATTGGTACGCCTTGAAGAGTTTCTCTTCATCGCTGACCTTAAAGAGTCGTTTATAGATCTTCTCTAAGCCTCCCATTTGAAGGATCCTAGCTCCCAAGGATAGTTTTCTCTTGACTGTTTCGGTTAGCTTTGGTCCTAACTTGTCCTGATCTCTAACTCCGTTTGTGAAGCTatcgtttttcttctttcgtaGCATCGATTTTCCTTTGCCtgttagaaaagaaaactttgaaGAAGTTGGGATTTGAAGCTTGTTGATGGAAGCTGGATCAGGCAAGTAACCCGCCGGAGAAGTCTTGACGGCAGGAAATGTAATGAGTTGTTGGTGAACTCTGCTCAATGTCATCTTGGAGAATTGAGTAGTgatcttgattcttgattttgtgaaagagtaagagagagagattgtgagTGATGGTTGATGATTAACCGTGTAAGTGGGAAGGTATTTAAAGGGAAAGACAAAGAGACAAGAGGCAGTTGAAACAAAATACTTAATCGTTGAGACTTAAGAACCTTTGTGGTAAAGTGATGAGTCATGTATGGGTCATCAAGTCACATAGATAAAGCTACTTTCTTTGGAGGCATATACTCTGTTtgccttctttttttaagggaaacaaaaccatttaGACATGCATATAGATAAAGGAGAACATAACTAAAGTTTTTTGTAACTACCAAATCCGTGTTATGACACAATTTTGTCTAAAGTAACTTCAGTAACTACCGAAATGTtccaaataataaaacaaatttaggaGTAATTAAGAACGTCTCTATATATGGATCTTCTTCAAATATCTTGATATTCCTTTTCAAtgtttctctttaaaatttgaaacttggAAGATGccatttacaaaaattaatgatCCATTGATCGacataaaaactcaaatcacatTTAAAAGTTGATTTGAGAGATGCCTAAATAAAAGATGATCACACGGAATGACGTTACACTCCTAGCTTTTTTACCTAGAAGTTGGCAAAACATGCCAAGCTTTTAATATTTAGGGTGATTTTAGTtttccacatatatatataggagatAAGATATGTTTCctaattaaaagaaacatgCATGAgacaagagaaataaaaaaatcaaaatattacGTAACACTTGTTGTGAATATGTGAGAGCAAATTGAGTCATGCAGAAGGGGACGTCGTGGCTTTGAAGCTTTCCGCGTTGGCATTGTGTAAACTTTATGATGcctttattcttttattttcatgcTAACTTTTAACAAAGATCGGTTATACttgatttatataatatatacaaagcaataaagaagcaaaacaaatagttaaatagaaacacaaaaagaagatcCATTTGAAATGGATCCCATAAAATATTAGATGTAGTAGGATCAATTCGTCACCCATGTGATATGCACATACCTATATAGTTAATGGAGATATATTTTAGAACATGTATATACTATAAAACTGAGTGGACATTGTATTTAAATGTAGAAGATTGTAACTTATAAATAGGTATATGTATTTATGAAAAGCACAGAGGCGAACGATTAGATAGTTGTCAAGACGTGAATGATTCGGTAGTTGTTATAGTTGTTAGAATCAAAGAAAGGATATGTATGCATTGTTTGTTCCCAATGTGGTTAATCTTCATTGAGAGTTGAtcgaaaaaaaattatataataaattgtaTATGTAATTATTCTATCAGtagttgaaatattttaataaaattaatatactatttgtgaaaaatataattatatactatCTGAATTTATCGTTCAATGTTTAATTTGCATTACCTTAAGCATCAATCATCCATTAAACGATAATAACCCTGAGAATTGTCAGTTATAATAATGAACCATATTGTTTCTAGCATATCGCAACCATAGAGCTATACAGTCTTCGTCACTTTTGGGGTCCATGTCCTTAGTCGGATAAGATATTTTGACTATATTATTATACGagcaaaatttaaattcatgAGTCAAAAAATACTTTGTTGGCAAAATGGTTTTGATTGGACAAACAAAAGTTACGCGAATAAAAGAAGAGTCCATATTGGTTGGACAAGAACGGATCATATTCAAATATGTAATTAAATAGTTTATCTAATCGTTGATATATGATGGGATTTGACATAAACAAAGACGTAAAATAAAGGGTCGAAATTGTGATGTGGGAGACATTTTGCCTTAGCCTTAAAGAAAGATTTGGTGATTGGAGGATTTCTAGGGCTTTTCTGGCATGCAAATGGGTTTGGCCTTGCCATGCACCACTGTTCTGACTCCTGTGCATTGTCATTCCACGTATTACTAtaataccaaaataatattaaagacattcaaataaatataaatgaaaatattactTATCATTATAACaatattgtataatattttatcagAAATATAGTGTAATTGATGAATTGTATTTAGTCAAGTGGTTAACTGTTCACCTTTATAGCTTCCTAATAGTTTGACTCTATTAAATCACATTATTTTGCAAGTAAAAAGAATTTGGTTATGGATCAGATTTTGTTAATCTAATGatgctaaaaaaaaataggtaGAATAGTGCTATTacttttttctgaaaatgggCAATATATTGATTATGTTCACATAGActgaaaataacaatattaaatACTATTAAATATGccatattaagaaaaatattgaataatactttaaaaaattaatttgttaccaaaaaagaaaagaagaaaatttagcTTTTTCCCcttggatttgtttttcattctcttcttaGTTTTACATTGATTTATTTCTCACATTTCTGAAACTCTTTGCTTATATCTTGAAATtcccaaaaatatttataagaaagaaagtaaaaaaagaaaacttcattaacaaaatgaaTGGGAGAGTTAGAACTAATTTTGAGAGGTTTCTCGAATGTTCATCTCCACGTGTCCCGATTCAATTTTATACTCAGGTAACTtatgtttaattgtttattttatcttatttttacataaaaattgttttaacgAACATTCTCgaatctaattttaaaaaatttctcgAACGTTCATCTCCACGTGTCTCTGatcattattatattaatttaaagatatatttatttgtttttcccaTCATTTTGTACAAAATGTTGTTTGAACAAACATtctcaaatccaacaaaaataatctaattCTTTCACTTACAGAAATTTGAAGCAactaaaatttacaaaaataaaccatttttaagaagcaaagaaCAATTACATTATAAAAAAGGTAGAATAAATCAAACCCACCAACATATTTCTTCAACTGCTTTTCTTGGGTTAAATTACTCTCTGGTTAAAACCACGTTTACTGTATTAGATCTCGTTTCAATTCTCTAGATGGATTTTCATTTTAAGATCGATCTTCCTTGTGCTCtggtaattttgattttccatTCTTTGATAATAAACGAAAACGCATTCGATTGGTCAAAAGTCTGAAAGATAATGCCACAGTGGTAAAAAGACTAATAAAGTACGTTTAATTAGTCGTTGACATTATTACCAAGATTTGTATGCTTTCtgcttttttattattacaagATCTTAGCCAACATTGACTAGTTTGTATTTAAAACCCCATATCTAATACTTTTCagcaacaatttttttttaaaatctgtcttttatattttaaatcataaaaagtAAGTAAATAAAAGTTAGAAACATGGGGTAATTTAGATTAAATTATCTTTAGCAAGAAAAATTTAGATTGAGTAACAATATAGAGGGTCAGTTTCAAATCATTCAGTAAGGTGGAATTTGCAATGATGGGTTGATTAAGATTAAATTATCAGTTCAAAGTTAAACAAATGGAAACAATTGGGGTAccttttaagaaatttaaaacttatgTCTTTTAccgaatatatatatataactttattcCAACCCGGTTTAAGGATCCGAATAGCGTAGTCGGGTTATAAATGTAAACCCCAATTTCAAAATCTGTTTTGCAGGCAAGGggatcgtcttcttcttcaccaataGCTTTGGGAgctattgaagaagaagaagtgagaaaGCCTCGCATCGTCCTCAATGATATTTGGTCTGCCTGTAAAAACTGGAGCACTGTTGGTATCGAAGTCCCTCTTTCGCTGGAAAACTTCGACTCCGATGTTAAACAGTACTATAATCCTTCACTCTCCGCCATTCAGATCTTTACCATCAAACCCTTCTCTGATGATTCAAGGTtcaattttctgttttctctcaCCACCATTTTGTGTCTTATTGCTTCATGGGTGACAATATTTGATGTGAAAGTTTGTGCCTTTATAACAAAGGCCTGATGGCTTAAGAGCTAGAAAGTTTAtgccttttttttatttcctcaaGGCTCTTATGTGTTTGTTTACATTGCTaacgttttcttcttgtttattaTTAGAAATTTGGTTATTGTAGTGTACTTCTTTCAAGTAATTTGATTATGAATGTAGGAGCTCTGCCATTGGGATAGATGGTACAGAGACAGGATCTGCTATAACTGACTCTGACAGCAACGGCAAGCTTCAGTGTTTGGATGCTGGTGACTTGGGCTAcctttattttcaatataatgAGGTAGAAAGGCCATTTGATAGGTTTCCTCTCACTTTCAAGGTATCTTATAATTAtctctatttcgttttttatgTTGGATTGATTCTCCAAATTCATTGGTTAGTAGAGAgtggtttttgtttacttgtCTATGTATTTTGTAGATGGCTGACCTAGCTGAGGAGCACACTGGACTGTCTAGTCTGACGAGTTCAGATCTTTCTCCAAATAGCTGGATTTCGATAGCTTGGTATGTCGAGTTTTCTATTATCTTATTCagttttagcttcttctttgattagTTAATTGCTCACCGTGTGCCCGTGAGAGATATTTCTATATTAGTCCGTCATTTCACATCAACTTTCTTTCATATGATTCACACATTCTTCCCATGATGTATGTATACATGATGTTAGTTATTGTCTTCAAATGAATTAACTTAAACGTAAATCGTAACTGAGCTAATGTTGAATAGGAATATGGAATTATTATAGGTATCCCATTTATCCAATTCCACCAGTGATAGGCGTGGACGGGATATCTGCCGCTTTCCTAACGTACCATTTATTGAAGCCAAACTTTCCAGGTACTTTGGTCATTTGAGAATTAACATTACCTTTTCAACCCAAGCGTATACGGAAGCTATATAATGTGCCTGCTAAATTATCAAGCATGTGCTTTTGAGTATTCAAGTGTTTTGTATAGTAATACTTCGACATATTTACACATATAATTCCGGTACTGTGTTCTTGTTAATTTGTATGTTACGTTGGCGAAATTTATCGATATTGGTTGATTTCTAGTAGTACTTTATTCATGGGAGAATTTAAGGATTATGATTGTATTTACTTATTTAGGGTTCTTTATTTAATAAGTTATTGAAGAGCAGTAGGTATTCCTAGTTGGCGTAGTAATGAGTTTTCCTTTCTGGGAGGGATCGAACTGGTAGAAAAAAATACCGTGCAAAGGTAGTTACTAGTTGGAGATGTTCTTTTCAAGTCTTTACTCTATCACAGTGTCGCTTGGATATAGAGAAAAGTTATGCATCTGTTTTGGTATTAATTTCTTGTGGATTGTAAGAGATGGAGAAGTTGCATCTTTGGCGCAACGGTCTTACCAATCCTAGCCACTATTTTCTCTGCATAAAAGTCTTATCTTTAGTTTCCAAGTACTTCTTCCTGTTTGTACAGACACTTACTTCCTTTTAGCCTGAGCTTGATTCTATTATCTTAGAGCAGACTCAGTTCTTTAGTAAGTACAACTAGTCAAACTTCTCTGGTGATCGTATTGGTGTTAAAATCataatctttttggttttataagCAAGTGTTTGATTGATGACATTTTTCGTGTTTCTTAGATCTaaactagtttttttcttgtgatttcTCAGAAACAATTGGTAAGGATGATAAGGGGAATGAACAAGGAGAGTCAAGTACACCAGAAGTTCTACTTCCTCCATTTGGAGCAATGACTTACAAGGCCTTTGGTAACCTGTGGATGATGCCTGGGACATCAGATTATCAGAACAGAGAGATGAATGAAGAATCTGCTGACTCGTGGCTGAGAAAACGCGGCTTCTCCCACAGCGATTTCAACTTCTTTATGTCCCGTAAGTTTTACGGCGGACCCTATTAATGCCATCTTGCAGGTGAAATGCTAAGCCTAACAATGGAGTCTTATCatcataaaaaaacatttatgctGTAAAACAttcccatctctctctctctctctctctctctctctctctctctctctctctctctctctctctccctctctctgACTTTGGATTCTGCTGTTCTTTACTTTTGaggattatttttcttaaaatttgtCAAGAGGATGGTTTACTTGCTAATATTGGGGGTCAACAAAATTTAAGACTctattttataagattttcatCTATTTATCTCCAAACATTTGGTAAGATGGGTAAACGGAGGGAATGAAGTCTGGATAATGCAATTCCTAACATGACCTTCAATAAAAATGGTATAATCGGAAATGTTTAGCCAAATTCGACATCTAGTCGAGTTAATTATTTGTGACATTACTTTGCCAATTGAAGAActtgtttttgtcaaactgGGTAGTTAAAAGTCAAAAAACGAGTTAGTTCGTCTCATATTTATGAATAAACCCGAATCTTACttaaaaaggggaaaaaaaaagaagaagaataaaaaattctaatatcaaaacaatatGTCTAGAAAGAGAGACAATGCGTGTGAGAGAATTGAAAAGtgtcatttcttcttcttcttgctatCTTCGGCTCTAATGAGCTGAACAGGAGCTGCTGGTACCCTAAACCACCATTCTCTTATCCGCCTCTCTAGCCGGTCACTACTCGCTTTCCTCCACCCAACTTCCCTCGTGAACCACTCTACAAACGCAACCGTTATTAAGTACTTAACAGGAACAACCGCCAATATAACTGCCACAACCACAAGCGATATAGCCGTTGTATCTGTCGCCTGAAAACATATCAAAGAGACAAGAGAGTTACTATTAACTGCAGACACCTATTTATCCTAGCCATCATCATGTTCTGATATATCATTATACCTGAGGAAGAATTGCAAGGGTAATTGCTCTTATTTTGAGGAGACCAACGTTAACAGCTTGGATTAGCGACTCGAACTGGCTAATTGCATCTTGTAGTACGAGAAGCTGCTCCACCGCGTTTTTACTTGGTGGAGCTTTCACACGAACggtttttggttctttccCTTTGTTGAATTGCTTACGCCACATCATTACTATAGCTACTAGGAGTAATATTGACGGTAATATGAAACCGATCCACCCACTGCATAAATAACAAGATTGTTGGTGTCATCACATGTCTTTAcgtaacaaatcaaaacatagcTTTCTGTGATGGAACTCTCATCATTCTTTGTCATCATGTCTTTCAAGGCAAAATCTTACCTGATAATCATATAGCTGACCAAGATCATGAACACCGTTGATTTATAAGGATCTTGCCAATAGGCTAAGCGATTTATATGCAAGCCTAGTTTGATGAAAGGTAACAATAGCTCCTGCAATGAGACTATCGGTTAATAGTAACTATAGAGcaaagaaatggagaaaagatgaagaaggaactCATGATACCTTCATAACTGCAACGTTAGTGTCAATTCCTTCTACTTTCACTTGTTCCACAGTCGCCTGAGCAGCTTCAGCTCTGTCTGTGTCTAGGATTGACTGTTTCAGAGCTATCTCCAATGGACTCGTCTCCCCAACACAAAAATCTCCTACGATTGTCAATTCTTCACCCATATTTGTCCCTGTTTCTAGATTCAAGCCAAAATGCTCAAGCAATTTGAGTGAGACTGGAGATAAGTTTGAGGGCCATTTCATATACTGAACAGAACCGATATCAGAAGCAACATTAGTGGTTATGCGAGAGACACGGCTGGACAGAGCTTCTAAGACCATATCTCCGCCGGGGAGACTTTCTGCCAGGTTAAAtataagcaatgttttgtattGGGAAGAGAAGACTTGAAAAGCTTCCCTTATTGCACGGTACCGGAATATCCCAAGGATTGCTCTTGCAAGTATTTCTGATCGTTGAATCCCTTTAAAGTTGTATCTTCGTATGAACCATTGTACACGAAGGATCTCCAGGCAAATTCCCAACCAGTAGTCTCGACGAGCATTGCCTTTAAACTCtgtaaattcaaaaaatactGGCTCTGGTCtgtacaaacaaaacaagatagaGCAAAAGATATAAATCCATTAGAAAACAGATTTTGTGAAGAATCATAAAAGAGACAGACATAAGATTGTAGTCCAATAGCATACGTACACTGTAATTGATTTATACATAATGGCTTTATCAAATATACGAGCACCCAATGGCCCTGTCAACTCAGGTTTGATGACCTGTTTTGTGTCTTCAGTGAGATCATATCGCATGGGCTTTTCACCACCACCCATTGAATCAAAATATAGAGCACAGTTGGTAAGTGTCAGTTTACCTACAAAAGGAAATGTTTGATAAATATTGAGATGgaaacaaaaccaaccaaCGTAAACCACAATTTTCATGTTTCTCCTTTTGCTTAAGGTATTATATAATGCCAATGCAGAAGGTTGACTATATGCAGAGATCTCTCCAGAAGTTCACCAGGCCATGCTGAGATGCCCACGTGTTTAAGAACCGGTAAAACAGGATTTGCACCATCCATATCAAGCACTATTTCTCCCTTGGCAAGCTGAAGATTGGCAGCTGAAGGTCCTAGAGTGCTTTTTGCAGCCTTGAAAATTCTACAAATATACGAAGGGCAAggaaaaaataagagaaaaaaccAGATGTTTTGAGGAAATAGACATCCGCAAGAAATATTGGGCAGAACATCTCTCAGTGGATTTATTTCATTCTAAATTGAAGCCATGACATCGAAAAAGATTATTCCTGCTTTGAGTACCATTAACTGAGCCacagaataattttttttttatcatcttcaaCGTTAGCatttaatacataaattaGCAAGCAATACTTTTTTGACGTATTATGTTGCCAGCTAAGGGATCATTAGGTGTGGTTGAGGTAAGAATAAGTAAAACGGATACTAGAGATGTAGACTTAAGTATTTAGagtaccaaaaaagaaatgtatcACCTACGATTTATAACACTAAGACAATTACGTGTAAACAAATGCAGAAAAGCAAATTGAAGGACTGAAAAAAGTAGAGGTAAGTTCATACTTGTCAAGTGTGCGGAGGTATTTGTCATATACGATATAATGAAGCCTGTGGCCTGACGAGCTAGTTAGTGCATCAAAAAGATTATGTACAGTTATTGCATCTGCAATGGCAGGACAAACCGGAGCAATTCTTGCAAAAGCCTCCTGTCCGACAGACTTTTTTTCATCAACCTATTAAGTATATATTTCAGGGGAAGGTCTGTTAAGTCCGTCCAATTATAACTAATGCAGAAGTAAAGGAAGTCGAAGATGGTAATAACCTGCATTGCCATATTAGTGGGACTTGAATAGAATAGCGACCATCCATCCTCATCCTCTGAGTCCTGCTTGGAGGGAGATGCTGCATCCTGAACTTGGCAAATTTGAGACAAATAAGATACAAAGCATAAATCCatatatttccatttttaacACTATGAACATGGCAAATTAGAAAGATTTCTCACTTTGTTTTCCTGCTCACTTGTGACACTGGGAGTCTCCCAAGCAAGCATCATGTCAAACATTAGCTGACGGAACTCTTGATCACTCAAGTAATCAGGTTTTTTCATCACTTGATGAAGTGCCTGAAAAGAGCAGAACTCTAAAAAGTTCCTTGCATATGTCAATAGTTGCTTAACACTCTCAGGCAACTCTACATCAAAATGATGCTGCAGATCTTCTGTTTGAATGTTCAGGATCCTACAATTACCAAAAACTAAatccatcaaaaaaaaaattcctaaaTTGCTCCAGAACAGTAAGGAATAATCACATCGCGTAAATTCCAAACAATAAAGATTATGCAATCGCAAGTAGAGACCTAGGATCTGAATCATATATGAATCTCGAAACTGTTCAATAATA includes:
- a CDS encoding polygalacturonase inhibitor (DUF639) (Plant protein of unknown function (DUF639); CONTAINS InterPro DOMAIN/s: Protein of unknown function DUF639 (InterPro:IPR006927); BEST Arabidopsis thaliana protein match is: Plant protein of unknown function (DUF639) (TAIR:AT1G48840.1); Has 1807 Blast hits to 1807 proteins in 277 species: Archae - 0; Bacteria - 0; Metazoa - 736; Fungi - 347; Plants - 385; Viruses - 0; Other Eukaryotes - 339 (source: NCBI BLink).) — its product is MEEDGGGGGAKVGMLENFMKTHQSSLKSLFQRKKSSSGRDGDASPSPIASPKPIPQLSLLANSVVSRCSKILNIQTEDLQHHFDVELPESVKQLLTYARNFLEFCSFQALHQVMKKPDYLSDQEFRQLMFDMMLAWETPSVTSEQENKDAASPSKQDSEDEDGWSLFYSSPTNMAMQVDEKKSVGQEAFARIAPVCPAIADAITVHNLFDALTSSSGHRLHYIVYDKYLRTLDKIFKAAKSTLGPSAANLQLAKGEIVLDMDGANPVLPVLKHVGISAWPGKLTLTNCALYFDSMGGGEKPMRYDLTEDTKQVIKPELTGPLGARIFDKAIMYKSITVPEPVFFEFTEFKGNARRDYWLGICLEILRVQWFIRRYNFKGIQRSEILARAILGIFRYRAIREAFQVFSSQYKTLLIFNLAESLPGGDMVLEALSSRVSRITTNVASDIGSVQYMKWPSNLSPVSLKLLEHFGLNLETGTNMGEELTIVGDFCVGETSPLEIALKQSILDTDRAEAAQATVEQVKVEGIDTNVAVMKELLLPFIKLGLHINRLAYWQDPYKSTVFMILVSYMIISGWIGFILPSILLLVAIVMMWRKQFNKGKEPKTVRVKAPPSKNAVEQLLVLQDAISQFESLIQAVNVGLLKIRAITLAILPQATDTTAISLVVVAVILAVVPVKYLITVAFVEWFTREVGWRKASSDRLERRIREWWFRVPAAPVQLIRAEDSKKKKK